A region of Dioscorea cayenensis subsp. rotundata cultivar TDr96_F1 chromosome 5, TDr96_F1_v2_PseudoChromosome.rev07_lg8_w22 25.fasta, whole genome shotgun sequence DNA encodes the following proteins:
- the LOC120260899 gene encoding lipase-like PAD4 — translation MREEEEPMFETSHVLGGLLVSTPILPRAWKQCMLANSTNTAFFVQQVDDVVYVGFSAVQAMSSVAGVPDGRFFSAVPVGHGFFSPLVREEDDGEPLLFHASSLHLFMALCNSPQFQMLANEVQNKAVIFTGHSVGGSLASLAALYFLCLASYSNSLAPASLLCVTFGSPLLGNEALALAILRERWGDKFCHLVAQHDIMPRLLFCPPNSIDPQLVAHMLQSWQLAMRYPHLVKNTIMQFSDEEKEGLFQFVAMHVDKAATETHGSLYKPFGSYVMCSKEGAVYVDNSDVVLRLLYLTFAAGCGDHSVEDEHLFYGDLLVTITQQLLVKKQFFIQEEAPKSYYSTGVQQALGALGIGFQDMEAVEAQECLRISKRMWQNPNLKCANLAIKLAKVTPCRAQIEWYKASCDDDMGYYDTFKQRKASKREFKVNINRIKLAQFWNEVINMLQDNLLPSDFDKRAKWVNASQFYMLLVEPLDIAEYYKTGMHKRKGHYISHGRERRYQVFDKWWKTRNKYTVDTKRSKYAGLTQDSCFWAKVEEAREWMEEVRRGRDATGLTDLCQKLISFEFYAKELINRKEVSIDVLAPRSSYTLWNAEWNSLKAELGLKSNLDIGFL, via the exons atgagagaagaagaagaacccat GTTTGAGACAAGCCATGTCCTGGGTGGTCTGTTGGTGTCCACTCCTATACTCCCTCGTGCATGGAAGCAATGCATGCTGGCCAACTCCACCAACACCGCCTTCTTTGTTCAGCAAGTGGACGATGTTGTCTATGTTGGATTCTCTGCGGTGCAGGCCATGTCATCTGTCGCCGGTGTGCCGGATGGCCGCTTCTTCTCAGCCGTGCCAGTTGGACATGGCTTCTTCTCTCCGTTGGTTAGGGAGGAAGATGATGGAGAGCCACTTCTTTTCCATGCTTCTTCTCTCCACTTGTTTATGGCTTTGTGTAATTCCCCTCAGTTCCAG ATGCTAGCAAATGAGGTGCAAAACAAGGCTGTGATATTCACAGGCCACTCTGTGGGTGGATCACTGGCTTCCCTGGCTGCACTCTACTTCCTTTGCTTGGCATCTTATTCAAATTCTCTGGCACCGGCTTCTCTCTTGTGTGTCACATTTGGTAGCCCATTACTGGGCAATGAGGCGTTAGCTCTAGCCATTCTCAGAGAACGTTGGGGGGACAAGTTCTGCCATCTTGTAGCACAGCATGACATAATGCCCAGGCTTCTCTTCTGTCCACCAAATTCCATCGACCCCCAACTAGTTGCACATATGTTACAGTCATGGCAGTTGGCCATGCGGTATCCTCACCTTGTGAAGAATACCATAATGCAGTTCTCTGATGAAGAGAAGGAAGGCTTATTTCAGTTTGTTGCTATGCATGTTGATAAAGCGGCAACAGAGACTCATGGAAGCTTGTATAAACCATTCGGTAGTTATGTTATGTGCTCAAAGGAAGGTGCTGTCTATGTTGATAATTCAGATGTGGTGTTGCGCCTGCTCTACTTGACATTCGCAGCAGGATGTGGGGATCATAGTGTTGAGGATGAGCACCTCTTTTACGGTGATTTGCTTGTTACAATCACACAACAGTTACTGGTAAAGAAGCAGTTCTTTATCCAAGAGGAGGCTCCAAAATCATATTATAGTACAGGAGTTCAACAAGCCCTTGGAGCATTAGGCATTGGATTTCAG GATATGGAGGCAGTGGAGGCTCAAGAATGCTTGAGGATATCAAAGAGAATGTGGCAAAACCCGAACTTGAAATGCGCAAACTTGGCAATAAAGCTAGCGAAGGTGACACCATGCCGTGCGCAAATTGAATGGTACAAGGCATCCTGTGACGATGATATGGGCTACTATGATACATTCAAGCAGCGAAAGGCATCCAAGAGAGAATTCAAAGTGAATATAAACCGTATTAAGCTAGCTCAGTTCTGGAATGAAGTCATTAACATGTTGCAGGACAACCTATTGCCAAGTGACTTCGACAAGAGAGCCAAGTGGGTGAATGCCTCTCAATTCTACATGCTCCTTGTTGAGCCACTGGACATAGCTGAATACTATAAGACTGGAATGCACAAGAGGAAAGGACACTACATAAGTCATGGGAGGGAGAGGAGGTATCAAGTGTTTGATAAATGGTGGAAAACTAGGAATAAGTACACTGTGGACACCAAGAGGAGCAAATATGCAGGGTTAACTCAGGATTCATGCTTTTGGGCCAAAGTGGAAGAGGCCAGAGAGTGGATGGAAGAAGTTAGGAGGGGGAGAGATGCAACAGGATTAACTGATCTTTGTCAGaagttaattagttttgaattttatgcGAAGGAACTAATCAACAGAAAGGAAGTCTCTATAGATGTACTAGCTCCAAGATCAAGCTATACATTATGGAATGCAGAGTGGAATAGTTTGAAAGCAGAGCTAGGCTTAAAATCCAACCTCGACATTGGATTTTTGTAA